Proteins found in one Pyrus communis chromosome 15, drPyrComm1.1, whole genome shotgun sequence genomic segment:
- the LOC137717969 gene encoding uncharacterized protein isoform X2, which translates to MEEETLNPLTSEQGNNDDQSMPDLSDQDLSSSDSDSDSDSGSEDGDDQAHQNLQLQTLEAELSTNPANYDTHVQYIKILRQMADIEKLRQAREAMNQLFPLTPSMWQDWAKDEASLSTGSDAFLAIEKLYERGVFEYLSISLWRDYLDFVKENDPSIRECSPAGISKARDLFECALTAAGLHVSEGNKLWEAYRSFELAIFHAMDEKDNQAREKQIQRIRSLFHRQLSVPHVNMRSTLLDYKAWEVERENILDAGSSDLDGISFQVASAYKKALEMYDARIHLEEQICRQDMLDSERLQNFMNYLKFEQSSGDPARVQMLYERAITDFPISSYLWLDYTHYLDKTLKVGNVITNVYSRAVMNCPCVGELWVRYMLSLERGHASEKEIASVFEKSLLCTLALDEYLDLYLTRVDSLRRRISCAIEGEHGLEYSLIRETFQNASDYLSAYLKNTDGLLRLHAYWARLELNLHKDQLAARGVWETLLKLCGSMLEAWQGYITMETELGHVNEARALYRRCYSKRFLGTGSEDICHSWLRFEREFGSLDDFDHAVQKVTPRLEELELFKSQQESKLTEENPLKKNARDKRKQVSDIPNEQHPAKRQKDAAQKPKQAHGKDSEVMNSVEQTKVEKTKATGDQPDRENEQQIKERVPEKRKVYADQCTVFVSNINFKANDEHLRQFFSDVGGVVAIRILHDKFTGKSRMMATSLQLLQKISRCFSGRS; encoded by the exons ATGGAAgaagaaaccctaaaccccctTACTTCTGAACAAGGCAACAATGACGACCAATCCATGCCGGACCTCTCTGACCAAGACCTTAGCTCTTCCGATTCCGATTCCGACTCCGACTCTGGCTCTGAGGATGGCGACGACCAAGCCCACCAAAACCTCCAACTCCAAACCCTAGAAGCCGAGCTCTCCACTAATCCTGCCAACTACGATACTCATGTCCAA TACATAAAGATTCTGAGGCAAATGGCTGACATTGAAAAGCTGAGGCAAGCGAGGGAAGCTATGAACCAACTGTTTCCGTTAACCCCTTCTATGTGGCAGGATTGGGCTAAGGACGAAGCTTCTCTTTCCACTGG GTCTGATGCTTTTTTGGCTATTGAAAAGCTTTACGAGCGAGGAGTCTTTGAATATCTG TCCATCTCTCTTTGGCGCGACTACTTAGattttgttaaagaaaatgaTCCCTCAATAAGAGAATGTTCACCTGCTGGTATTTCGAAGGCAAGAGATCTATTTGAATGTGCTCTTACTGCAGCTGGTTTGCATGTTTCTGAAGGCAATAAACTATGGGAAGCCTACCGGTCATTTGAGCTTGCTATATTTCATGCTATGGATGAGAAAGATAATCAG GCAAGAGAAAAGCAAATTCAGCGTATCCGCTCTTTATTCCACCGTCAGTTGTCGGTCCCCCATGTTAATATGAGGTCAACACTTTTGGATTACAAGGCATGGGAGGTGGAACGAGAAAACATTCTTGATGCTGGCTCCAGTGACCTCGATGGAATTTCATTCCAGGTTGCCTCAGCATATAAAAAGGCATTGGAAATGTATGATGCTCGCATTCATCTTGAAGAACAGATTTGTCGGCAGGATATGTTGGACTCGGAAAGACTTCAAAATTTCATG AACTACTTGAAATTTGAACAGTCTTCTGGAGACCCAGCCCGGGTTCAGATGTTGTATGAACGTGCTATTACTGACTTTCCTATATCCAGTTATCTCTGGCTTGATTATACTCACTATTTGGACAAAACATTGAAG GTTGGCAATGTCATAACCAACGTTTATTCCAGGGCTGTAATGAATTGCCCCTGTGTTGGAGAGCTTTGGGTCCGATATATGCTTTCCTTGGAGCGTGGTCATGCTTCTGAGAAAGAGATTGCCTCT GTATTTGAGAAGTCTCTGCTATGCACTTTAGCCCTTGATGAG TACCTAGATTTGTACCTCACACGCGTAGATAGCTTAAGAAGAAGAATCTCGTGCGCCATTGAAGGAGAACATGGCTTGGAGTATTCATTAATCAGGGAAACCTTTCAG AATGCATCAGATTACTTGTCAGCATACCTGAAGAATACGGATGGCTTGCTACGTTTGCATGCTTATTGGGCCCGTTTAGAGCTAAACTTGCACAAGGACCAACTGGCAGCTCGTGGAGTCTGGGAGACTTTACTTAAGCTCTG TGGTTCAATGCTGGAAGCCTGGCAAGGTTATATAACAATGGAAACTGAATTGGGTCATGTTAATGAAGCTCGGGCCCTATATAGGAGATGTTACAGTAAAAGATTTCTCGGAACTGGTTCAGAG GACATCTGCCACTCGTGGTTACGTTTTGAGAGGGAGTTTGGTTCGTTGGATGATTTTGACCATGCAGTACAGAAG GTCACTCCTCGTCTGGAAGAGCTAGAATTATTTAAGTCACAACAAGAATCCAAATTGACAGAAGAGAATCCTTTGAAGAAGAATGCTCGTGACAAGAGAAAGCAAGTTTCTGACATACCTAATGAACAACATCCAGCAAAGAGGCAAAAAGATGCAGCTCAAAAGCCTAAGCAAGCACATGGGAAGGATTCTGAGGTGATGAACTCAGTTGAACAAACTAAAGTGGAAAAGACCAAGGCCACGGGTGACCAACCAGATAGAGAAAATGAACAACAGATCAAAGAGCGTGTTCcagagaaaagaaaagtataTGCCGACCAGTGTACTGTTTTTGTTTCAAATATTAACTTTAAG GCAAATGATGAACATTTGCGTCAATTCTTCAGTGATGTCGGGGGAGTGGTTGCTATAAGAATACTACATGACAAGTTCACTGGAAAGTCAAgg ATGATGGCCACCTCATTGCAGCTGTTGCAAAAAATAAGCAGATGCTTCTCGGGAAGAAGCTGA
- the LOC137717969 gene encoding uncharacterized protein isoform X1 — protein MEEETLNPLTSEQGNNDDQSMPDLSDQDLSSSDSDSDSDSGSEDGDDQAHQNLQLQTLEAELSTNPANYDTHVQYIKILRQMADIEKLRQAREAMNQLFPLTPSMWQDWAKDEASLSTGSDAFLAIEKLYERGVFEYLSISLWRDYLDFVKENDPSIRECSPAGISKARDLFECALTAAGLHVSEGNKLWEAYRSFELAIFHAMDEKDNQAREKQIQRIRSLFHRQLSVPHVNMRSTLLDYKAWEVERENILDAGSSDLDGISFQVASAYKKALEMYDARIHLEEQICRQDMLDSERLQNFMNYLKFEQSSGDPARVQMLYERAITDFPISSYLWLDYTHYLDKTLKVGNVITNVYSRAVMNCPCVGELWVRYMLSLERGHASEKEIASVFEKSLLCTLALDEYLDLYLTRVDSLRRRISCAIEGEHGLEYSLIRETFQNASDYLSAYLKNTDGLLRLHAYWARLELNLHKDQLAARGVWETLLKLCGSMLEAWQGYITMETELGHVNEARALYRRCYSKRFLGTGSEDICHSWLRFEREFGSLDDFDHAVQKVTPRLEELELFKSQQESKLTEENPLKKNARDKRKQVSDIPNEQHPAKRQKDAAQKPKQAHGKDSEVMNSVEQTKVEKTKATGDQPDRENEQQIKERVPEKRKVYADQCTVFVSNINFKANDEHLRQFFSDVGGVVAIRILHDKFTGKSRGLAYVDFSDDGHLIAAVAKNKQMLLGKKLSIARSDPKHGKKEHARGAESNNSAEASNAPMARQAQQSTYNRGSDNVQLRGKNTFATPRNILALGHSRNKPKSEEQDDEKPKSNDEFRNMFRKD, from the exons ATGGAAgaagaaaccctaaaccccctTACTTCTGAACAAGGCAACAATGACGACCAATCCATGCCGGACCTCTCTGACCAAGACCTTAGCTCTTCCGATTCCGATTCCGACTCCGACTCTGGCTCTGAGGATGGCGACGACCAAGCCCACCAAAACCTCCAACTCCAAACCCTAGAAGCCGAGCTCTCCACTAATCCTGCCAACTACGATACTCATGTCCAA TACATAAAGATTCTGAGGCAAATGGCTGACATTGAAAAGCTGAGGCAAGCGAGGGAAGCTATGAACCAACTGTTTCCGTTAACCCCTTCTATGTGGCAGGATTGGGCTAAGGACGAAGCTTCTCTTTCCACTGG GTCTGATGCTTTTTTGGCTATTGAAAAGCTTTACGAGCGAGGAGTCTTTGAATATCTG TCCATCTCTCTTTGGCGCGACTACTTAGattttgttaaagaaaatgaTCCCTCAATAAGAGAATGTTCACCTGCTGGTATTTCGAAGGCAAGAGATCTATTTGAATGTGCTCTTACTGCAGCTGGTTTGCATGTTTCTGAAGGCAATAAACTATGGGAAGCCTACCGGTCATTTGAGCTTGCTATATTTCATGCTATGGATGAGAAAGATAATCAG GCAAGAGAAAAGCAAATTCAGCGTATCCGCTCTTTATTCCACCGTCAGTTGTCGGTCCCCCATGTTAATATGAGGTCAACACTTTTGGATTACAAGGCATGGGAGGTGGAACGAGAAAACATTCTTGATGCTGGCTCCAGTGACCTCGATGGAATTTCATTCCAGGTTGCCTCAGCATATAAAAAGGCATTGGAAATGTATGATGCTCGCATTCATCTTGAAGAACAGATTTGTCGGCAGGATATGTTGGACTCGGAAAGACTTCAAAATTTCATG AACTACTTGAAATTTGAACAGTCTTCTGGAGACCCAGCCCGGGTTCAGATGTTGTATGAACGTGCTATTACTGACTTTCCTATATCCAGTTATCTCTGGCTTGATTATACTCACTATTTGGACAAAACATTGAAG GTTGGCAATGTCATAACCAACGTTTATTCCAGGGCTGTAATGAATTGCCCCTGTGTTGGAGAGCTTTGGGTCCGATATATGCTTTCCTTGGAGCGTGGTCATGCTTCTGAGAAAGAGATTGCCTCT GTATTTGAGAAGTCTCTGCTATGCACTTTAGCCCTTGATGAG TACCTAGATTTGTACCTCACACGCGTAGATAGCTTAAGAAGAAGAATCTCGTGCGCCATTGAAGGAGAACATGGCTTGGAGTATTCATTAATCAGGGAAACCTTTCAG AATGCATCAGATTACTTGTCAGCATACCTGAAGAATACGGATGGCTTGCTACGTTTGCATGCTTATTGGGCCCGTTTAGAGCTAAACTTGCACAAGGACCAACTGGCAGCTCGTGGAGTCTGGGAGACTTTACTTAAGCTCTG TGGTTCAATGCTGGAAGCCTGGCAAGGTTATATAACAATGGAAACTGAATTGGGTCATGTTAATGAAGCTCGGGCCCTATATAGGAGATGTTACAGTAAAAGATTTCTCGGAACTGGTTCAGAG GACATCTGCCACTCGTGGTTACGTTTTGAGAGGGAGTTTGGTTCGTTGGATGATTTTGACCATGCAGTACAGAAG GTCACTCCTCGTCTGGAAGAGCTAGAATTATTTAAGTCACAACAAGAATCCAAATTGACAGAAGAGAATCCTTTGAAGAAGAATGCTCGTGACAAGAGAAAGCAAGTTTCTGACATACCTAATGAACAACATCCAGCAAAGAGGCAAAAAGATGCAGCTCAAAAGCCTAAGCAAGCACATGGGAAGGATTCTGAGGTGATGAACTCAGTTGAACAAACTAAAGTGGAAAAGACCAAGGCCACGGGTGACCAACCAGATAGAGAAAATGAACAACAGATCAAAGAGCGTGTTCcagagaaaagaaaagtataTGCCGACCAGTGTACTGTTTTTGTTTCAAATATTAACTTTAAG GCAAATGATGAACATTTGCGTCAATTCTTCAGTGATGTCGGGGGAGTGGTTGCTATAAGAATACTACATGACAAGTTCACTGGAAAGTCAAgg GGACTGGCATATGTGGATTTCTCAGATGATGGCCACCTCATTGCAGCTGTTGCAAAAAATAAGCAGATGCTTCTCGGGAAGAAGCTGAGCATTGCACGATCAGATCCAAAGCATGGGAAGAAGGAACATG CCAGGGGAGCCGAGTCTAATAATTCTGCCGAGGCCTCCAATGCACCTATGGCACGTCAAGCACAGCAGTCTACTTATAACCGAGGAAGCGATAATGTACAGCTGAGGGGTAAGAACACATTTGCAACTCCCAGGAATATCCTTGCACTTGGTCATAGTAGGAATAAACCAAAATCTGAGGAACAGGATGATGAAAAGCCAAAATCCAATGATGAGTTCAGAAACATGTTCCGCAAAGATTAG